The Sorangiineae bacterium MSr11367 genome window below encodes:
- a CDS encoding formylglycine-generating enzyme family protein: MRQIGIFIGVSIAAVIFGASSPEGGVATAAPSELPAPPKTVGAESPKHDGVPTAILAPASASNANAGSATTPTLGPGSSVPESGVCPSDMVMVEGDYCPWLEQKCLRWVDPETKMRCAEFAPTGPCQSGTSHKKFCIDKFEYPNVAGERPVVMKTWVEAKATCESIGKRLCGETEWTLACEGEERMPYPYGLTRDAEACNIDKPHPEPDEKLIADPRTRDAEVARLDQRDPSGFREACVSSYGVHDMTGNVDEWVVNESGRPYKSGLKGGYWGPVRTRCRPMTTAHNETFIFYQIGFRCCADAPKADATAAATPKAAPEKAPAAAAAAPKAAPVVAAATFLAGT; the protein is encoded by the coding sequence AGCTCACCGGAAGGTGGCGTGGCCACTGCTGCGCCTTCCGAGTTGCCGGCTCCACCTAAAACCGTCGGCGCGGAGTCGCCGAAGCACGACGGCGTGCCGACGGCCATCCTCGCCCCCGCTAGCGCCTCCAATGCGAATGCGGGGAGCGCTACGACCCCCACACTGGGTCCTGGTTCGAGCGTTCCCGAATCGGGCGTCTGCCCGTCGGACATGGTGATGGTCGAAGGCGACTATTGTCCTTGGCTCGAGCAGAAGTGTCTTCGCTGGGTCGACCCCGAGACGAAGATGCGTTGCGCTGAGTTCGCCCCCACCGGCCCGTGCCAATCGGGGACGTCGCACAAAAAGTTCTGCATCGACAAGTTCGAATACCCCAACGTCGCGGGGGAACGCCCGGTGGTCATGAAGACCTGGGTGGAAGCGAAGGCGACGTGCGAATCCATTGGCAAGCGTCTATGCGGCGAGACCGAGTGGACCTTGGCCTGCGAAGGCGAGGAGCGCATGCCGTATCCCTACGGCCTGACGCGCGACGCCGAAGCCTGCAACATCGACAAGCCGCACCCGGAGCCGGACGAAAAGCTGATTGCCGACCCGCGCACGCGCGACGCCGAGGTGGCGCGTCTCGATCAACGCGATCCGTCGGGCTTCCGCGAAGCCTGCGTCAGTTCCTACGGCGTGCACGACATGACCGGCAACGTCGACGAGTGGGTCGTGAACGAGAGCGGCCGCCCGTACAAGAGCGGTCTCAAAGGCGGCTATTGGGGCCCCGTGCGCACCCGCTGCCGTCCCATGACGACCGCGCACAACGAGACGTTCATCTTCTACCAAATCGGCTTCCGCTGCTGCGCGGACGCCCCCAAGGCCGACGCCACGGCCGCCGCGACCCCCAAGGCCGCCCCCGAGAAGGCGCCCGCCGCAGCTGCCGCGGCCCCCAAAGCCGCCCCCGTCGTGGCCGCCGCTACGTTCCTCGCGGGAACCTGA
- a CDS encoding HipA N-terminal domain-containing protein: MNGELLAWLDQRLVGHLRRDRRGKLTFVYADEWAGSPDAYPISLSMPLTMSEHRHAVVDAYIWGLLPDNELILERWARRFQVSPRNAFALLLHVGEDCAGAIRFATAERSAYLADEPGTIDWDIGPYQWDKLGAELKFDPDDLRARLRRMADALPDLVQMHLRRAHDEGLSHPVVAALAEAIAKRCVEVRFPRGT; this comes from the coding sequence ATGAACGGCGAGCTGCTCGCATGGCTGGACCAACGCCTCGTTGGCCACCTCCGTCGTGATCGCCGCGGCAAGCTGACGTTCGTCTATGCCGATGAATGGGCTGGCTCGCCAGACGCGTATCCGATCTCGCTTTCGATGCCGCTGACCATGTCGGAGCACAGACATGCCGTTGTCGACGCGTACATCTGGGGCTTGCTCCCCGACAACGAGCTCATTCTGGAGCGATGGGCGCGACGGTTTCAGGTCTCGCCGCGAAACGCCTTCGCCTTGCTGCTCCACGTCGGCGAAGATTGCGCGGGCGCCATCCGCTTCGCCACGGCGGAGCGAAGTGCGTATCTGGCCGACGAGCCAGGCACCATCGATTGGGATATTGGCCCTTATCAATGGGACAAGCTCGGCGCCGAGCTGAAGTTCGACCCCGACGACTTGCGCGCGCGCCTCCGTCGCATGGCGGACGCGCTGCCCGACCTGGTGCAAATGCACCTTCGGCGAGCTCACGACGAAGGGCTTTCTCACCCTGTCGTCGCGGCGCTCGCCGAAGCCATTGCCAAGCGCTGTGTAGAGGTCAGGTTCCCGCGAGGAACGTAG
- a CDS encoding helix-turn-helix domain-containing protein, whose translation MHLRTAKDLGAAIRQRRRELKLGQRTLAERVGVSRQWISECEHGKPRAELGLILRTLRALGLKLRIGTDAGALTPIDAPDIDAVVRNARKPPA comes from the coding sequence ATGCACCTTCGCACCGCCAAGGATCTCGGCGCCGCCATCCGCCAACGCCGGCGCGAACTGAAGCTCGGTCAGCGTACCCTCGCCGAACGTGTCGGAGTAAGCCGCCAATGGATCAGCGAATGCGAGCACGGTAAGCCTCGCGCCGAGCTTGGGTTGATTCTGCGCACGCTGCGCGCTCTAGGCTTGAAGCTTCGAATCGGCACCGACGCTGGCGCCCTCACGCCCATCGATGCACCGGACATCGACGCCGTCGTCCGCAACGCCCGAAAGCCGCCAGCATGA
- a CDS encoding flippase-like domain-containing protein → MTAESSSPAPSESRSSESSTALEPPHGFFRRHTAKLVASAVITASLLFTLQKGGLKLLPDSGNFAHVRWWTLGGYFLTLVVMTYFRAVRWRFLLRSIATVPRRRVLAVSWIGFAAILLMPFRLGEFVRPFLIREKGKLSMTAATGTVVAERVVDGLYLSIILAIALITVPHVVPLPATVVGLPVSVAAVRRSGFVMLGVFTTAFIVIGVYYFAREWARRLTLAVFGLVSKKLGEKLADFAGRLADGLHAFGRGRDALGFLWESTIYWFANVGGMWLLAWGCGIVHGDGSAITFGEACALMGMLGVTVLIPGPPGLLGVFQAGIYAGMTMYFPTNVVTEQGAAYVFLLYMVQLVWTVVAALIFLVGQPGALKQLSASAEETVPAG, encoded by the coding sequence GTGACCGCCGAATCAAGCTCCCCCGCCCCGTCCGAATCGCGCTCGTCTGAGTCTTCCACGGCCTTGGAGCCACCCCACGGATTCTTCCGACGCCATACGGCCAAGTTGGTGGCATCGGCGGTCATCACGGCGAGCCTGCTCTTTACGTTGCAGAAAGGCGGGCTGAAGCTGCTGCCGGACAGCGGGAACTTCGCGCACGTGCGCTGGTGGACGCTCGGGGGGTACTTCCTGACGCTCGTCGTCATGACGTACTTCCGCGCGGTCCGCTGGCGTTTTCTGCTGCGGTCGATCGCCACCGTCCCGCGCAGGCGGGTGCTCGCCGTGTCGTGGATTGGCTTTGCCGCCATTTTGCTGATGCCGTTCCGGCTCGGTGAGTTCGTGCGGCCCTTCCTCATTCGTGAGAAAGGCAAGCTGTCGATGACCGCGGCCACGGGCACGGTCGTCGCCGAACGCGTGGTGGACGGGCTCTATCTGAGCATCATCCTGGCCATCGCCCTCATCACGGTGCCGCACGTGGTGCCGTTGCCGGCCACGGTCGTCGGGCTTCCGGTGTCGGTGGCCGCCGTGCGCCGTTCCGGCTTCGTGATGCTCGGCGTGTTCACGACCGCGTTCATCGTGATTGGCGTTTACTACTTCGCGCGTGAGTGGGCGCGCCGGCTGACGTTGGCCGTGTTCGGGCTGGTGTCGAAAAAGCTGGGCGAGAAGCTCGCCGACTTTGCAGGGCGCCTCGCCGATGGTCTCCATGCCTTCGGGCGCGGCCGCGATGCGCTCGGTTTCCTGTGGGAGAGCACGATCTACTGGTTCGCCAACGTGGGCGGCATGTGGCTTCTGGCCTGGGGCTGCGGCATCGTCCACGGCGACGGGTCGGCCATCACGTTCGGCGAAGCGTGCGCGCTGATGGGCATGCTGGGCGTCACCGTCCTCATCCCGGGCCCGCCCGGCCTTCTCGGCGTCTTCCAGGCCGGCATCTACGCGGGCATGACCATGTACTTCCCCACCAACGTGGTCACCGAGCAGGGCGCCGCCTACGTCTTCCTCCTCTACATGGTCCAACTCGTGTGGACGGTGGTCGCCGCCCTCATCTTCCTCGTGGGCCAGCCCGGCGCCCTGAAGCAACTGAGCGCCTCCGCCGAAGAAACCGTCCCCGCCGGCTAA
- a CDS encoding nucleotide sugar dehydrogenase encodes MSQPKKEERIAVIGLGYVGLPVALAFARHFPGTIGFDIDTKKVEELQSGYDRNGEHKREELTASTLRMTSDSKELENATFFVVAVPTPVDEHNVPNLTPVIRASETVGKVLSKGACIVYESTVYPGVTEDVCGPILARVSGLERKDFRLGYSPERINPGDTEHTLERIVKVVSGEDSATLERVAEVYGTVVTAGVHRAPSIKVAEAAKVIENTQRDLNIALMNELAIIFDRMNIRTSDVLAAAATKWNFLKFKPGLVGGHCIGVDPYYLTTKAEQLGYQPQVILAGRRINNNVGPFVAQRTVKLLIDADIPVKHAKVGVMGLTFKENVSDLRNSKVPDILAELRQFGIQALLHDPLASAPECVHEYGLQLAALEEFHDLDALVFAVSHDAYLKLGQAKIQSFVRPGGIFVDVKSAFDPRKIDRQIRYWSL; translated from the coding sequence ATGAGCCAGCCTAAGAAGGAAGAGCGAATCGCTGTCATCGGTCTCGGTTACGTCGGCCTGCCCGTCGCGCTCGCCTTTGCCCGTCATTTTCCCGGTACGATCGGTTTCGACATCGACACGAAGAAAGTCGAAGAACTTCAGAGTGGTTACGACCGAAATGGTGAACATAAACGTGAAGAGCTCACAGCCTCCACGTTGCGCATGACGAGTGATTCGAAAGAGCTCGAGAATGCGACGTTTTTCGTCGTGGCCGTCCCCACGCCCGTGGACGAGCACAACGTGCCCAACCTGACCCCGGTGATCCGCGCCAGCGAGACCGTCGGCAAGGTCCTCTCGAAGGGCGCATGCATCGTCTACGAGTCGACGGTCTACCCCGGCGTGACCGAAGATGTATGCGGGCCCATCCTCGCGCGTGTGTCGGGGCTCGAGCGCAAAGACTTTCGCTTGGGCTACTCCCCCGAGCGCATCAACCCGGGCGACACCGAGCACACCCTGGAGCGCATCGTGAAGGTCGTCTCCGGGGAAGACAGCGCGACATTGGAGCGGGTTGCGGAGGTCTACGGCACGGTGGTGACCGCCGGCGTGCACCGCGCGCCCTCGATCAAGGTGGCCGAGGCGGCCAAGGTCATCGAGAACACGCAGCGCGATTTGAACATCGCGCTGATGAACGAACTGGCCATCATCTTCGACCGCATGAACATCCGCACCAGCGACGTGCTGGCGGCGGCGGCCACGAAGTGGAACTTCCTCAAGTTCAAGCCCGGCCTGGTGGGCGGCCATTGCATCGGCGTCGACCCGTACTATCTCACGACCAAGGCCGAGCAACTCGGCTACCAGCCGCAGGTGATCCTCGCGGGCCGTCGCATCAACAACAACGTCGGCCCCTTCGTGGCGCAGCGCACGGTGAAGCTGCTCATCGACGCGGACATCCCCGTGAAGCACGCCAAGGTCGGTGTGATGGGCCTCACCTTCAAAGAGAACGTGAGCGATCTGCGCAACAGCAAGGTCCCCGACATCCTCGCCGAGCTCCGGCAATTCGGCATTCAGGCCCTGCTTCACGATCCGCTCGCCAGCGCCCCCGAGTGCGTTCACGAATATGGCTTGCAGCTCGCCGCATTGGAGGAGTTCCACGATCTGGACGCCCTCGTTTTCGCGGTCTCGCACGATGCGTACCTCAAACTGGGCCAGGCGAAGATCCAATCGTTCGTGCGACCCGGCGGCATCTTCGTCGACGTGAAGAGCGCGTTCGATCCGCGAAAGATCGATCGACAGATCCGCTATTGGAGCCTTTGA